TACTTGAAGTGCAGGAGCTTTCTCAGGATTTTGGCGGCCTGCGCGCGCTCAACGAGCTGTCGCTCACGGTCAACAGCGGTGAGATTGTGGCCCTTATCGGCCCCAACGGCGCGGGCAAGACCACGTTTTTCAATTGCGTGACGGGCATCTACACCCCCACAGAGGGCAAGATGTTTCTGCACGACAGCCAGGGCGAGCCGCAACTGCTCAACGGCAAGAAGCCCCACACCATCACCGCCATGGGCATGGCCCGCACCTTTCAGAATATCCGCCTTTTCGGCGACATGACTGTGCTCGAAAACGTCATGATAGGCCGTCACTGCCGCACCAGGGCTGGCGTTGTGGGGGCCATCCTGCGGGACGGGCGCACCCGGCGTGAAGAGCAAGAAAGCATCGACGCCAGTTACGCCTTGCTGGAACTGGTGCGCTTGCAGGACTTCTGGAACGAAGCGGCCCGCAACCTGCCCTACGGAGCGCAGCGCCGCCTTGAAATTGCCCGCGCGCTGGCCACCGAGCCGCACATGCTGCTGCTGGACGAACCCGCCGCAGGCATGAACCCACAGGAAACCAATGAACTCAAGGAACTGGTCTGCTCCATTCGTGACGACCAGCAGCTTTCCATCCTGCTGATTGAACACGATATGGGCATGGTCATGTCCCTTTCGGATCGCATCTACGTTATGGAATACGGTTCGTGCATCGCCACCGGCAAACCCGAAGAAATACGCGCCAACCCGCGCGTCATCAAG
Above is a genomic segment from Desulfovibrio sp. containing:
- a CDS encoding ABC transporter ATP-binding protein is translated as MKPVLEVQELSQDFGGLRALNELSLTVNSGEIVALIGPNGAGKTTFFNCVTGIYTPTEGKMFLHDSQGEPQLLNGKKPHTITAMGMARTFQNIRLFGDMTVLENVMIGRHCRTRAGVVGAILRDGRTRREEQESIDASYALLELVRLQDFWNEAARNLPYGAQRRLEIARALATEPHMLLLDEPAAGMNPQETNELKELVCSIRDDQQLSILLIEHDMGMVMSLSDRIYVMEYGSCIATGKPEEIRANPRVIKAYLGESDA